The Fluviicola sp. genome contains a region encoding:
- a CDS encoding sigma-54 dependent transcriptional regulator, translated as METGVTQRIFIVEDNDWYQKLLVHTVSLNPDYETEAFSTGKELLSRLNEDVPDLITMDYRLPDISGEELLEKIKGMCPGTQVIVISEQEEIETAVSLLKLGAYDYIVKGNDLRNRLLNTLANAQNQTKLLKKIEKLEKEVQTKYNFSDTIIGQSSKMQHIFMLLQKAVSNNITVSITGETGTGKEVIAKAIHYNSIYKDKPFVAINVAAIPKELFESELFGHEKGSFTGANQTRIGKFEEADGGTLFLDEIAELDPVFQAKLLRALQEREITRVGGNKVYKFNCRIIVATHKNLLQEVKSGAFREDLYYRLFGLPIELPPLREREKDTLLLSKSFVERFCKENGMPVKKISPAAQNKLLAYPWPGNVRELKSVIELASVMCMNDVIEADDIVVASADILSGIIAEEMSLRAYNRRIVQLFLDKYNNNTKVVADKLDIGQTTIYRMLKEEEEY; from the coding sequence ATGGAAACCGGGGTTACACAACGCATTTTTATTGTAGAAGACAACGATTGGTACCAAAAATTACTGGTGCATACCGTTTCGTTGAATCCGGATTATGAAACGGAGGCTTTTTCAACGGGGAAAGAATTATTGAGCCGCCTGAACGAGGACGTTCCTGATTTGATTACCATGGATTATCGCCTGCCGGATATTTCCGGGGAAGAACTGCTGGAAAAGATAAAAGGCATGTGTCCGGGAACACAAGTGATCGTTATTTCCGAACAGGAAGAAATCGAAACGGCCGTAAGCTTATTGAAATTGGGAGCTTATGACTACATCGTAAAGGGTAACGATCTGCGAAATCGCTTGTTGAACACCCTTGCGAATGCTCAAAACCAGACCAAACTCCTGAAAAAGATCGAAAAACTGGAAAAAGAAGTTCAAACGAAATACAATTTCAGCGATACGATCATCGGGCAAAGCAGTAAGATGCAGCACATTTTCATGTTGTTGCAAAAAGCGGTTTCCAATAATATCACCGTATCCATTACCGGGGAAACCGGAACAGGTAAAGAAGTCATTGCAAAAGCGATCCATTACAATTCAATTTATAAGGACAAGCCTTTCGTAGCGATCAACGTTGCTGCTATTCCCAAAGAACTGTTCGAAAGCGAATTATTCGGGCACGAGAAGGGTTCATTTACCGGCGCAAATCAAACCCGCATCGGGAAATTTGAAGAAGCAGACGGAGGAACCTTATTCCTGGATGAAATTGCAGAGCTTGACCCGGTTTTCCAGGCAAAGTTGCTGCGTGCACTCCAGGAACGCGAAATCACACGTGTAGGAGGAAACAAAGTATACAAGTTCAATTGCCGGATCATTGTTGCAACGCACAAAAACCTGCTCCAGGAAGTAAAATCAGGAGCATTCCGCGAAGATTTGTACTACCGTTTATTCGGTCTTCCAATCGAACTGCCGCCGTTGCGCGAACGTGAAAAAGACACCTTGTTGTTGAGTAAAAGTTTTGTGGAACGGTTCTGCAAGGAAAATGGCATGCCGGTAAAGAAAATCAGTCCGGCAGCCCAGAATAAGTTATTGGCATATCCGTGGCCGGGGAATGTGCGCGAATTGAAATCAGTGATCGAACTGGCCTCGGTGATGTGTATGAACGATGTGATCGAGGCAGATGATATCGTGGTAGCAAGTGCAGACATTCTTTCCGGAATTATTGCCGAAGAAATGAGTTTGAGAGCTTATAACCGAAGAATCGTCCAGTTATTTCTCGACAAATACAACAACAATACGAAAGTGGTGGCAGACAAATTGGATATCGGCCAAACGACCATTTATCGCATGTTGAAAGAAGAAGAAGAATACTAA
- a CDS encoding S41 family peptidase has product MKFAFALLLVLPAFTFAQKPLPLNRKKSFSVSQSEVKNFVLKLEKGKNYQIMVEQKGIDVELHLKTLAGVEVAYKDSPNGKYGPEIIDVSIQNNTDFVLSVQPLKDANNAQKGKCTVSVAEAVKDDQLIQTFLTPKQALEDLTVFRAIREKANSGFYRYRTKAQIDSLYSVYTLQINQLKQPMPITEFHKIIMTLTDFEGSNHNNTRLPHHASSYIPKDKGYFTFHFRNIDNKLIVNFEGGEIPLGSEIISINGISSEALKERFSKYYTTDGYNQTANDKACIENSFGWIFPFELGISERFDIVYKAPYSNDVRKISLPGVNRSENSSRYINRYSAKLDSLTDFDFQEKYSFKRISPQTALLNFRIFTMANNAEDPDFERFSNYLDSLFLSFKLDKTQNLIIDIRNNPGGNDPTYEKVFTYLTDHPFRENTEAYIIFRKLPYPEYYKWNSSEKSNQKRELADLNEYLQTTFSVRKDSDDKFYQDQQFNPTYYPDSNRFQGNIYLLINEDVGSAASHFASLVRGHSNATIVGVETSGGYYGHNGHFPVEYVLPNSQITTRFSIVHVTQDAPNKTSQPVGRGIIPDHEVHQSFEDFMHNEDTQMKHVLNLISQGK; this is encoded by the coding sequence ATGAAATTCGCCTTTGCCCTTTTACTTGTGCTACCCGCCTTTACTTTTGCACAAAAACCGTTGCCTCTCAACCGGAAAAAATCCTTTTCAGTTTCCCAAAGCGAGGTAAAAAACTTTGTCCTGAAACTGGAAAAAGGTAAAAACTACCAAATAATGGTGGAGCAAAAAGGCATTGACGTTGAATTGCATTTGAAAACCCTTGCAGGAGTTGAAGTGGCTTACAAGGATAGCCCGAACGGGAAATACGGTCCTGAAATCATAGATGTTTCCATCCAAAACAACACGGATTTTGTGCTTTCGGTGCAGCCGCTCAAAGATGCAAACAATGCTCAAAAAGGAAAATGCACGGTTTCAGTTGCTGAAGCTGTAAAAGACGACCAACTCATTCAAACATTTCTTACTCCGAAACAGGCATTGGAAGATTTGACTGTTTTCAGAGCTATCCGCGAAAAGGCAAATTCCGGTTTTTACAGGTACCGCACAAAAGCCCAAATTGACAGTTTGTATTCGGTTTATACTTTGCAGATTAATCAACTAAAACAACCCATGCCGATCACGGAATTCCATAAGATCATTATGACTTTGACAGATTTTGAAGGAAGTAATCACAACAATACGCGCTTGCCGCATCATGCTTCCAGCTATATCCCCAAAGACAAGGGGTATTTTACTTTTCATTTCCGGAATATCGACAACAAACTGATTGTAAATTTTGAAGGAGGAGAAATTCCGCTTGGATCGGAAATAATCAGTATTAACGGCATTTCCTCCGAAGCGTTGAAAGAGCGCTTTTCAAAATACTATACCACCGACGGATATAATCAAACCGCTAACGACAAAGCGTGCATCGAAAACAGTTTTGGCTGGATTTTCCCGTTCGAACTGGGAATTTCTGAAAGGTTTGACATTGTTTACAAAGCACCCTATTCAAATGATGTCCGGAAAATTTCTTTGCCTGGTGTAAACAGGTCCGAAAATAGTTCACGCTATATAAACCGTTATTCTGCCAAACTGGATAGCCTGACCGATTTTGATTTCCAGGAGAAATATAGCTTTAAGCGCATTTCACCGCAAACTGCCCTATTGAACTTTCGCATTTTTACGATGGCAAACAATGCCGAAGACCCGGATTTCGAGCGTTTTTCAAACTATTTAGATAGTTTATTTCTAAGTTTTAAGTTGGATAAAACGCAAAACCTCATCATTGATATCCGAAACAATCCGGGTGGTAATGATCCGACTTACGAAAAGGTTTTCACTTATCTGACCGATCATCCGTTCCGGGAAAATACAGAAGCTTACATCATCTTCCGGAAACTTCCCTATCCGGAATATTATAAATGGAATTCGAGCGAAAAAAGCAATCAGAAACGGGAATTGGCCGACTTGAATGAGTATCTTCAAACTACTTTTTCAGTTCGTAAAGACAGTGATGATAAATTCTACCAGGATCAGCAATTCAACCCGACCTATTACCCGGATTCCAATCGTTTCCAGGGAAATATTTATTTATTGATCAATGAAGACGTCGGTTCTGCAGCCTCGCATTTCGCTTCTCTGGTCAGAGGACATTCGAATGCAACCATTGTGGGAGTGGAAACTTCCGGTGGTTATTACGGTCACAACGGGCATTTTCCGGTTGAATACGTGCTTCCGAACTCACAGATAACGACCCGCTTCTCAATTGTGCATGTCACGCAGGATGCTCCGAATAAAACGTCTCAGCCGGTTGGAAGGGGAATTATTCCGGATCATGAAGTCCATCAATCATTTGAAGATTTCATGCATAACGAAGATACCCAGATGAAGCACGTGCTTAACCTGATTTCACAGGGCAAATAG
- a CDS encoding CotH kinase family protein yields MKKTLLGLFLSISYSVFCQTFTGGGGPINDNATIDIPVTVSGLPTTIDTSNFGLETVCINLTHTWDADLTVWIVAPDGTVGLLFSNTGGGDDNFTNTCLNTDAPTSLSSGTAPFTGTFKPSGQMGLVNNGQNPNGSWKLRVNDNYGADQGNVISFSITFGNNPAGYFSFTSSLLPIVEINTNGNIIQNDPKVMADMKIRFNGQGVRNYMTDAPNDYNGKIGIEYRGNYSLSLPQKPYAFETWDVNGNAIDSSLLGMPAESDWVLLANYNDKSFARNILPFHLFDSMGNYATRMRLVDVVLNGEYQGIYLLGEKIKRDNNRVDVNKLEPAEITGIDLTGGYILKIDYWDNTNSWQLSHSPIGYPGLDIHMVYVYPKPDEIVLQQKTYIQTFIDDYENALYGSNFTHPSLGYRAFIDVPSFIDYFIVNEVCRNGDGFKKSRYFSKDQDKADGTVKKLKAGPVWDFDWAEKDMWSGSEDGSQFIYDQCDQDVNAPGWYIRLLQDTLFANELRCRYDDLRRSILKESYIDGKIDSVAQTVNESQVWHYQTWGHLGSPTGTPEVQAPSQTYAEEVQRLKDWFHRRLIWLDANMPGTLNGCSMMGIQDLVNTNKITAYPNPFSSIITVEWTQGDLTGAKLAIRDGSGRLIKTQEISSDAAYDQSLTISDLQDLSSGVYFIELVKGDERAMLKIIK; encoded by the coding sequence ATGAAAAAAACGCTCCTCGGCTTATTTCTAAGCATCTCTTATTCTGTATTTTGTCAAACATTCACAGGTGGCGGCGGACCGATCAATGACAATGCAACAATTGACATTCCCGTAACGGTTTCGGGGCTTCCTACGACTATCGATACTTCGAATTTCGGTTTGGAAACCGTTTGTATCAACCTCACGCATACGTGGGATGCCGATCTGACGGTTTGGATCGTTGCTCCTGACGGAACAGTCGGTTTGTTGTTTTCAAATACGGGAGGCGGTGACGACAATTTCACCAATACCTGCCTGAATACGGATGCTCCCACCAGTTTATCTTCCGGAACGGCCCCTTTTACAGGAACCTTTAAACCTTCCGGGCAAATGGGATTGGTCAACAACGGACAAAACCCGAACGGAAGCTGGAAATTGCGTGTAAACGACAATTACGGTGCCGACCAGGGAAATGTTATTTCCTTTTCCATTACCTTCGGGAACAATCCTGCGGGCTATTTTTCCTTTACCTCATCGCTTCTGCCGATTGTGGAAATTAATACGAACGGAAACATCATCCAAAACGATCCGAAAGTGATGGCTGACATGAAAATCCGGTTCAACGGCCAGGGTGTACGCAATTACATGACAGACGCCCCGAACGACTACAACGGAAAAATCGGCATTGAGTACCGCGGTAATTATTCGCTGTCGCTTCCGCAAAAACCATATGCTTTTGAGACATGGGACGTAAACGGAAACGCGATCGATTCCTCTTTGCTGGGCATGCCAGCCGAAAGTGATTGGGTTTTACTGGCCAATTACAACGACAAATCCTTTGCACGAAACATTCTTCCCTTTCACCTTTTCGATTCGATGGGAAATTACGCCACGCGCATGCGTTTGGTAGATGTTGTTCTGAATGGGGAATACCAGGGAATTTACCTGTTGGGAGAAAAGATCAAACGGGATAATAACCGGGTGGATGTCAATAAACTCGAACCGGCGGAAATTACCGGAATCGATTTGACGGGCGGTTACATTTTGAAAATTGATTACTGGGACAACACCAATTCCTGGCAATTGAGCCACAGTCCGATCGGTTATCCGGGACTGGACATCCACATGGTTTACGTGTATCCGAAACCGGATGAAATCGTTCTTCAGCAAAAAACATACATTCAAACGTTCATTGACGATTACGAAAATGCTTTATACGGCTCCAATTTCACCCACCCGAGTCTGGGTTACCGTGCTTTCATCGATGTTCCTTCCTTCATCGATTATTTCATTGTGAATGAAGTGTGCCGAAACGGCGACGGATTCAAAAAAAGCCGCTATTTCTCGAAAGACCAGGATAAAGCCGACGGAACAGTCAAGAAATTGAAGGCTGGTCCGGTTTGGGATTTCGACTGGGCGGAAAAAGACATGTGGAGCGGATCTGAAGACGGGTCGCAGTTCATCTACGATCAGTGTGATCAGGATGTGAACGCACCGGGATGGTATATCCGTTTGTTGCAAGACACTTTGTTCGCTAACGAATTACGTTGCCGCTACGACGATTTGCGCAGAAGTATTCTGAAAGAATCCTACATTGACGGAAAAATTGATTCGGTGGCTCAGACTGTCAATGAAAGCCAGGTTTGGCATTACCAGACGTGGGGACACTTGGGAAGCCCAACCGGAACGCCGGAAGTTCAGGCTCCAAGTCAAACGTATGCGGAAGAAGTGCAGCGTTTGAAAGACTGGTTTCACCGGAGATTGATATGGCTCGATGCAAATATGCCGGGAACGTTGAACGGGTGTAGCATGATGGGAATCCAGGATTTGGTAAATACCAATAAGATCACCGCTTATCCGAACCCATTCTCATCAATCATTACGGTTGAATGGACACAGGGAGACTTGACAGGAGCGAAATTAGCTATCCGCGACGGATCGGGAAGACTTATTAAAACACAGGAAATTTCCAGTGATGCCGCTTACGATCAATCACTAACAATCAGTGATTTACAGGATCTGTCAAGCGGTGTTTATTTTATCGAATTGGTAAAGGGAGACGAGCGCGCGATGCTGAAGATTATTAAATAA
- a CDS encoding ATP-binding protein, which translates to MKNGWRNILFERILFVVIGLLLIFVCTTGYWVYDRLSQVSESPLPTNLKENRRFIVRDLNSNILKSDNLTYSYLYQNNADALLDFEILESQTTRKMDLLKSYKTDDSTYQKQIRKLSTLVKDRFLNLDTLMSIKNENRVNETMSIIENEVQNASETARIKMEIRDRVNALQTPETQPQTATGEETKKKWFQRKNKKQNTQTTTTTAPVQQPIVKIKASEIAEASTNEIAKKIQSVKDKAVSKESLLNLYKLNLEQENNLLSKQIGQIFQAIELADKRELLKETQHAKNVAAETNQIIFLFSIISTLLILMIVVLIITLFNKSKETNAQLKLAKDKSDQLTEAKSRFLATMSHEIRTPLNAISGFTEQLFFEPLNQSAAKKVKIIRNSVKHLSQITNEILDLSKLEKDHIQLEKIAFNPANEIMMLHEQYELQVREKNNSLVVELDQKPFPNVLGDPLRFRQIIINLISNANKFSKDSLITIHLRYEELEKRQIRCLIEVQDQGIGMSKSQLERIFEPFEQADPGVTRKYGGTGLGLSITKQIIDKQGGTIRVNSEEGVGTTFYIEIPFEETEDQVDAPREPSRTDFSFLKDKSLLIVDDEPFNRTLLRSMFHGVNINLMEATNGLEALEQLKNNDVDIVLLDVRMPEMNGHELREKMAEMETLDQIPVVGLTATLNPEKRQRMLDSGWTEVLTKPVNPEEIRRILYQIYKDNSMGTQLDEADFKSLQKLTNNNESFYKELLQTFVNSTENGLVKMKQLVADENWSDASELAHQLAAPFKHFGANNCYTTLKEIERMGKETKVDPSIKELMEVFEEQAKHIITQVKEKLN; encoded by the coding sequence ATGAAAAACGGCTGGAGAAATATTCTTTTTGAACGGATTCTGTTTGTAGTTATCGGCTTACTCCTGATCTTTGTTTGCACCACCGGATACTGGGTCTACGATCGCTTATCGCAAGTTTCTGAAAGCCCGCTTCCAACAAACCTGAAAGAAAACCGCCGTTTTATCGTACGGGATTTGAACAGCAATATTCTAAAATCCGATAATCTTACCTATTCATACCTTTACCAAAACAATGCAGACGCACTGCTTGACTTTGAGATCCTGGAATCACAGACAACCCGCAAGATGGATTTGCTGAAATCCTATAAAACAGACGATTCTACTTATCAAAAGCAAATCCGGAAATTGAGTACTCTGGTCAAAGACCGTTTCCTGAATCTCGACACCCTGATGAGCATCAAGAATGAGAACCGGGTGAATGAAACCATGTCGATCATAGAAAACGAGGTTCAAAACGCCAGCGAAACTGCGCGGATCAAGATGGAAATCCGCGATCGTGTTAATGCGCTGCAAACCCCGGAAACCCAGCCTCAAACTGCCACCGGGGAAGAAACCAAAAAGAAGTGGTTCCAGCGAAAAAACAAGAAGCAAAATACGCAAACGACCACAACAACTGCTCCTGTTCAACAACCTATAGTGAAGATCAAAGCCTCTGAAATTGCAGAAGCCAGTACGAATGAGATCGCTAAGAAAATTCAGTCTGTTAAAGACAAAGCGGTTTCCAAAGAATCTTTGCTGAACTTGTATAAATTGAACCTGGAGCAGGAAAACAACCTGCTAAGCAAGCAGATCGGGCAGATTTTCCAGGCTATCGAACTTGCCGACAAACGGGAATTGCTGAAAGAAACCCAGCACGCCAAAAATGTAGCTGCAGAAACCAACCAGATTATCTTCCTGTTCAGCATCATCTCTACTTTATTGATCCTGATGATCGTGGTGCTCATTATTACCTTGTTTAATAAGTCGAAGGAAACAAATGCCCAATTAAAACTGGCGAAAGATAAAAGTGATCAGCTGACAGAAGCCAAATCGCGCTTCCTGGCAACGATGAGTCACGAGATCCGCACACCGCTGAATGCTATTTCGGGATTTACGGAGCAATTGTTCTTTGAACCTTTGAATCAGAGTGCCGCCAAAAAAGTAAAGATCATTCGCAATTCGGTCAAACACTTGTCGCAGATTACCAACGAGATTCTCGACCTTTCCAAATTGGAAAAAGACCACATACAGCTGGAAAAAATAGCTTTCAACCCGGCTAATGAGATCATGATGCTGCACGAGCAATACGAATTGCAGGTAAGGGAGAAAAACAACAGTTTGGTGGTGGAACTGGACCAAAAACCTTTCCCGAATGTATTGGGAGATCCGCTGCGTTTCCGCCAGATCATCATTAACCTGATCAGCAATGCCAATAAATTCTCCAAAGACAGTCTGATTACCATTCATTTGAGGTATGAAGAACTTGAAAAGCGCCAGATTCGTTGCCTGATAGAAGTACAGGATCAGGGAATCGGGATGTCCAAGAGCCAGTTGGAACGCATTTTTGAACCCTTTGAACAGGCAGATCCAGGCGTAACACGCAAATATGGCGGAACCGGTTTGGGATTGAGCATCACCAAGCAAATCATCGACAAACAAGGCGGAACAATTCGTGTAAACAGCGAAGAAGGCGTAGGAACGACCTTTTACATCGAAATTCCTTTTGAAGAAACGGAAGACCAGGTAGATGCTCCACGCGAACCTTCACGAACTGATTTTTCCTTTTTAAAAGACAAGAGCTTACTGATCGTAGATGACGAGCCCTTCAACAGAACGCTATTGCGAAGCATGTTCCATGGAGTCAACATTAACCTGATGGAAGCCACAAACGGCCTGGAAGCTCTGGAACAATTGAAAAACAATGATGTCGACATCGTTCTCCTGGACGTACGCATGCCTGAAATGAACGGACACGAATTGCGCGAAAAAATGGCCGAAATGGAAACACTGGACCAGATTCCGGTGGTTGGACTCACCGCGACATTAAATCCGGAAAAAAGACAGCGCATGCTCGATTCGGGCTGGACGGAAGTCCTCACAAAACCTGTAAATCCGGAAGAAATCCGAAGAATTTTATACCAAATTTATAAAGATAACAGTATGGGAACTCAATTAGATGAAGCCGATTTCAAAAGTCTTCAAAAACTGACCAATAACAACGAGAGCTTCTACAAGGAATTATTGCAGACTTTCGTGAATTCCACGGAAAACGGATTGGTCAAAATGAAACAACTGGTAGCGGATGAAAATTGGAGCGATGCTTCCGAACTGGCTCATCAATTAGCTGCTCCGTTCAAACATTTCGGGGCGAATAACTGCTATACCACTTTGAAGGAAATCGAGCGCATGGGCAAAGAAACCAAAGTGGATCCTTCCATTAAAGAATTGATGGAAGTTTTCGAGGAGCAGGCCAAACACATCATTACACAGGTAAAAGAAAAACTAAACTAA
- a CDS encoding T9SS type A sorting domain-containing protein, which produces MKKSYLFSLAILFAAFQSQAQQWSRIHTNLDSIWSTSVYYFNKGDTIIYSGRTGAMESTRRFYVSTDGGNNFTRDFTGLATQVNNPTGLWALKLSNKIIGFKNIQPNNGAYQFMGVDNWTSLVPQANGVFGEVNASTLFFQQQNDTKIYTVPASGGTPVQAATNVIELYSTYTRGTRVFLGGKQSMPNFIMYVDNGNFSSIQPTSITPAITTNNDVVTNFFENAGGLYAVLSDGITRLYKSTDNGLNWNLVQTTHVVNGNSQNLSSYQIIGTPDGRIFFVEAGGNSDDVYLSTDGGLTASKIGNGLPASITPFGKLMVKGNKVWYDVKAVSMTDFVTTDVSMAGLYLLDAQTNGIEENVQETQVHIYPNPASDMIHLEVESGKVIESIRIVDLKGALMLETTSTDISVSNLNAGVYLALVQCDKGLLIKKLLVKQ; this is translated from the coding sequence ATGAAAAAGAGCTACTTATTCTCACTCGCTATTTTGTTTGCAGCGTTCCAAAGTCAGGCACAGCAATGGTCCAGGATACATACCAACCTGGATTCAATCTGGTCAACGTCGGTTTACTATTTCAATAAAGGAGATACGATCATTTATTCCGGAAGAACCGGAGCCATGGAGTCGACCCGCAGATTTTATGTTTCCACCGATGGCGGTAACAATTTTACACGCGATTTCACCGGGCTTGCAACACAGGTAAATAATCCAACCGGTTTATGGGCTTTGAAACTCAGCAATAAAATCATCGGATTCAAAAACATTCAACCCAATAACGGAGCTTATCAGTTTATGGGTGTGGACAACTGGACTTCTTTGGTTCCTCAGGCAAATGGTGTCTTCGGAGAAGTTAATGCTTCAACCTTGTTCTTCCAGCAGCAAAACGACACCAAAATTTACACGGTTCCTGCTTCCGGCGGTACTCCTGTGCAGGCTGCCACGAATGTGATTGAATTGTACTCCACATATACGAGGGGAACGCGCGTTTTCCTGGGAGGGAAACAATCCATGCCGAATTTCATCATGTATGTGGATAACGGGAATTTTTCCAGCATTCAACCTACCTCCATCACACCAGCAATTACTACCAACAATGATGTGGTAACAAATTTCTTTGAGAATGCAGGTGGGTTGTACGCGGTATTATCTGATGGAATTACGCGTTTGTACAAAAGTACGGACAATGGATTGAATTGGAATTTAGTTCAAACTACACATGTAGTCAATGGAAATTCCCAGAATTTAAGCAGTTACCAGATCATCGGTACTCCGGACGGAAGAATTTTCTTTGTAGAGGCGGGCGGAAATTCCGATGATGTATACCTGAGTACGGATGGTGGTTTGACCGCTTCTAAAATCGGGAACGGATTACCGGCTTCGATCACACCCTTCGGTAAGTTGATGGTGAAGGGAAACAAGGTTTGGTACGACGTGAAAGCGGTGAGCATGACGGATTTCGTTACCACAGATGTTTCCATGGCAGGATTATACCTGTTGGACGCGCAGACAAACGGTATCGAAGAAAATGTGCAGGAAACGCAGGTGCACATATACCCGAATCCAGCTTCAGATATGATTCACCTGGAAGTTGAGTCCGGAAAAGTGATCGAATCGATTCGTATTGTAGATCTGAAGGGTGCATTGATGCTGGAGACAACAAGCACAGATATTTCAGTAAGCAACCTGAACGCGGGAGTTTACCTGGCGCTTGTTCAGTGTGATAAGGGGCTATTAATAAAGAAGCTGTTGGTGAAACAGTAA
- a CDS encoding TerB family tellurite resistance protein, protein MGLFDKLFNSNSSASTVSYSPKNEQEAWVAIMYSCMATDGDVSEIEIDKLLNFLVFKTMFNGHNVVEDLYKPAMLAQKQIGSKEVIDSSVSLIKDESKPTLFALVMEILLADGVLGSDEQEIAEYLTNALNLNPETAQKIVEVMLIKNQGNFVVVG, encoded by the coding sequence ATGGGACTTTTTGATAAATTATTCAATTCCAATTCTTCAGCTTCAACGGTTTCTTACTCTCCTAAAAACGAACAGGAAGCCTGGGTTGCCATTATGTACTCCTGTATGGCGACTGACGGGGATGTTTCAGAAATTGAAATTGACAAACTACTAAACTTTCTCGTCTTCAAGACTATGTTCAACGGACACAACGTTGTTGAAGATCTTTACAAACCTGCCATGCTAGCGCAAAAACAAATCGGAAGTAAAGAAGTAATAGACAGCAGCGTTTCTTTGATCAAAGACGAAAGCAAGCCGACGCTATTTGCATTGGTAATGGAAATTCTTTTAGCTGATGGTGTTTTAGGTTCGGATGAGCAAGAAATTGCCGAGTACCTTACAAATGCTCTCAACTTAAATCCGGAGACGGCTCAAAAAATCGTGGAAGTAATGCTGATAAAGAATCAGGGAAATTTTGTTGTAGTGGGTTAG